Proteins from a single region of Sphingopyxis sp. BSN-002:
- a CDS encoding DHA2 family efflux MFS transporter permease subunit, which yields MTAAAQKEGHSSTILTGTTLLLAGVVLAVSNFMVVLDTTIANVSVAHIAGGLGISSSEGTWVITSYAVAEAICVPLTGWLSKRLGTVKLFAGGMLGFGIFSFLCGTATSLTMLVAFRIGQGICGGPLMALSQTLLLRVFPKDKHAMTMGIWAMTTLTAPIFGPILGGTISDSWGWHWIFFINVPVAAICAFTAWTVLRKAETEKVYEPVDGFGLVLLVLWVGALQLMLDLGREHDWFSADIIVQLAIIAIVGFASFLIWELTADRPVVDLRPFRHRGFTVSVIALVFAYGTFFASLVVIPQWLQGAMGYTATWAGYATAFNGVAAVLMAPVVAKRMTQVDPRRLVFIGVLWLGGTSLLRVFWWNSGADFWTLALPQLIQGAGMPFFFVPLTTIALGAVDEEETASAAGVMNFLRTMAGAVAVAISTTLWYDGAQEKRDGLSGVLHGAQAAIDGLMAKGYSLEQARQIVSQMVDKESVALATGQTFVWVAFVFAAAASIIWLAPRPTRAVDTSSVH from the coding sequence GTGACCGCCGCGGCCCAGAAAGAGGGCCACAGCTCGACGATCCTGACGGGCACCACCCTGTTGCTCGCCGGGGTCGTCCTCGCGGTCAGCAACTTCATGGTCGTGCTCGACACCACGATCGCGAACGTCTCGGTCGCGCACATCGCCGGCGGCCTCGGCATCTCCTCTTCGGAGGGGACATGGGTGATCACATCCTATGCCGTCGCAGAGGCGATCTGCGTGCCGCTTACCGGCTGGCTGTCGAAACGGCTCGGCACGGTAAAGCTGTTCGCGGGCGGCATGCTCGGTTTCGGCATCTTCTCCTTCCTTTGCGGCACCGCGACGAGCCTCACCATGCTCGTGGCGTTCCGGATCGGGCAGGGGATTTGCGGCGGCCCGCTGATGGCGCTCAGCCAGACGCTGCTGCTGCGGGTGTTCCCCAAGGACAAGCATGCGATGACGATGGGCATCTGGGCAATGACGACGCTGACCGCGCCGATCTTCGGCCCGATCCTCGGCGGCACCATCTCCGACAGCTGGGGCTGGCACTGGATCTTCTTCATCAACGTCCCCGTCGCGGCGATCTGTGCCTTCACGGCGTGGACGGTGCTGCGGAAGGCGGAGACCGAGAAGGTGTACGAGCCCGTCGACGGCTTCGGTCTGGTGCTGCTCGTCCTCTGGGTGGGTGCACTGCAGCTGATGCTGGATCTCGGGCGCGAACATGACTGGTTCAGCGCGGACATCATCGTCCAGCTCGCCATCATCGCGATCGTCGGCTTCGCCAGCTTCCTGATCTGGGAGCTGACGGCAGACCGGCCGGTCGTGGATCTTCGTCCGTTCCGGCACCGCGGCTTCACCGTCTCGGTCATCGCGCTGGTGTTCGCTTACGGCACCTTCTTCGCGAGCCTCGTGGTGATCCCGCAGTGGCTTCAGGGCGCGATGGGCTACACCGCGACCTGGGCCGGCTATGCCACCGCGTTCAACGGCGTGGCGGCGGTGCTGATGGCGCCGGTCGTCGCGAAGCGGATGACCCAGGTCGACCCGCGCCGGCTCGTCTTCATCGGCGTACTCTGGCTCGGCGGTACCTCGCTGCTCCGTGTCTTCTGGTGGAACAGCGGCGCCGACTTCTGGACGCTGGCGCTCCCCCAGCTGATTCAGGGTGCGGGCATGCCCTTCTTCTTCGTGCCCTTGACGACCATCGCCCTCGGCGCGGTCGACGAAGAGGAAACAGCCTCGGCGGCAGGGGTGATGAACTTCCTGCGGACGATGGCCGGGGCGGTTGCCGTCGCGATCTCGACGACGCTCTGGTACGACGGCGCGCAGGAAAAGCGCGACGGCCTGTCGGGTGTCCTCCACGGCGCGCAGGCGGCGATCGATGGGCTGATGGCAAAGGGCTACAGCCTCGAACAGGCGCGCCAGATCGTCAGCCAGATGGTCGACAAGGAAAGCGTCGCGCTGGCGACTGGACAGACCTTCGTCTGGGTCGCCTTCGTCTTCGCCGCCGCCGCCTCGATCATCTGGCTCGCCCCGCGGCCGACGCGGGCCGTGGATACCAGTTCGGTGCACTGA
- a CDS encoding helix-turn-helix transcriptional regulator: MVYAERVQGDPDNYISLLSAAQIETLRLVFEHKNSKEIARIMDVSPHTVDERVRRALKKLNVSNRVEAATILARNGVFDQVTPYQPLTYQLFDLGDPPQAADAGAGHSSTRRLFDIGTPFPTASQPANRHGLMERIIWPILIAFATILAFSALYSILVGLGRVLT, encoded by the coding sequence ATGGTCTATGCCGAGCGCGTGCAGGGTGACCCAGACAATTACATCAGTCTCCTTTCGGCCGCGCAAATTGAAACGCTGCGGCTGGTTTTTGAGCACAAAAATTCCAAGGAAATCGCTCGCATTATGGATGTTTCCCCCCATACGGTGGACGAACGGGTGCGGCGAGCCCTGAAAAAGCTGAATGTTTCCAACAGAGTAGAGGCTGCGACGATCCTCGCCCGTAACGGTGTATTCGACCAGGTTACTCCTTATCAGCCTTTGACATATCAATTGTTCGACCTAGGCGACCCTCCCCAAGCCGCGGATGCCGGTGCGGGGCACAGTTCGACACGGCGGCTTTTCGATATAGGCACTCCGTTTCCTACCGCGTCCCAGCCGGCCAACCGGCATGGGTTGATGGAAAGGATCATCTGGCCAATTCTGATCGCCTTTGCGACCATTTTGGCTTTTTCCGCTCTCTACTCGATCCTTGTCGGACTTGGTCGTGTTCTGACCTGA
- a CDS encoding winged helix DNA-binding protein — translation MQQFSNQEIADIKSRIDQIHDLLAKGGEDQLVATSAAFGLPAETAPPRLVDQLALSIQVRRMRRSHFGTAQMSGPVWDMMLDLMLANANGRTLSASDLATGAGVPLSSGLRMIASLEGAGLVKRSIDERDRRRSIVRLTDAGTERMASYFEKFGAAMRSGYNRAA, via the coding sequence ATGCAGCAATTCTCGAACCAGGAAATTGCCGATATCAAGTCGCGGATCGACCAGATCCACGATCTTCTCGCCAAGGGCGGTGAAGATCAGCTGGTCGCAACCTCCGCGGCTTTCGGCCTCCCTGCCGAAACCGCGCCGCCGCGGCTGGTGGATCAGCTTGCGCTCAGCATCCAGGTCCGGCGCATGCGTCGCAGCCATTTCGGCACCGCGCAGATGTCGGGTCCCGTATGGGACATGATGCTCGACCTCATGCTCGCCAACGCCAACGGCCGCACGCTGAGCGCGAGCGACCTTGCGACGGGCGCAGGCGTGCCGCTGTCGTCGGGGCTCAGGATGATCGCCTCGCTCGAGGGGGCAGGCCTCGTCAAGCGCTCGATCGACGAACGCGACCGACGCCGTTCGATCGTCCGGCTGACCGATGCCGGTACCGAGCGCATGGCAAGCTATTTCGAAAAATTCGGCGCAGCGATGCGCAGCGGCTATAACCGGGCCGCCTGA
- a CDS encoding FliA/WhiG family RNA polymerase sigma factor has protein sequence MNIERPDQFGAGGRAPRLHGYGESAEALIAEYAPLVRKIAWQVHSRVSRTSDLEDMIQVGLMALIEASRTYEERGFAFATYATTRIRGAMIDQQRREADVGRSAMAAARQIQQTRATLEQQLRRAPSASEMATALDMSAEDYFAFEKSATHGRSTSLDELVDEGSFLFADERIGAGEALEQESLMEALRVCVTRLGEREQMVLQLYFFEELNLQEIGLALDVSAARVCQIKRDAMVKIDRMMRDMTD, from the coding sequence ATGAATATTGAGCGCCCCGACCAGTTCGGAGCCGGCGGTCGCGCGCCGCGCCTGCATGGCTATGGCGAAAGCGCCGAAGCGCTGATCGCGGAATATGCGCCGCTCGTCCGGAAGATCGCATGGCAGGTTCATTCGCGCGTTTCGCGCACCAGCGACCTCGAGGATATGATCCAGGTCGGTCTGATGGCCCTGATCGAGGCGAGCCGGACCTATGAGGAACGCGGCTTCGCTTTCGCCACCTACGCCACGACCCGCATTCGCGGGGCGATGATCGACCAGCAGCGGCGCGAAGCCGATGTCGGCCGATCGGCGATGGCGGCGGCGCGCCAGATCCAGCAGACGCGCGCGACGCTGGAACAGCAATTGCGCCGCGCCCCGTCGGCATCCGAAATGGCGACCGCGCTCGACATGTCGGCCGAGGATTATTTCGCGTTCGAGAAGAGCGCGACGCACGGCCGCTCGACCTCGCTCGACGAGCTGGTCGACGAGGGGAGCTTTCTCTTTGCCGACGAGCGGATCGGTGCGGGCGAGGCGCTGGAACAGGAAAGCCTGATGGAAGCGCTGCGCGTCTGCGTCACGCGGCTGGGCGAGCGCGAGCAGATGGTGCTGCAGCTCTATTTCTTCGAGGAACTGAATTTGCAGGAGATCGGCCTGGCGCTCGATGTCAGTGCGGCGCGTGTTTGCCAGATCAAGCGCGATGCGATGGTCAAGATCGATCGCATGATGCGCGACATGACTGACTAG
- the flhA gene encoding flagellar biosynthesis protein FlhA, whose product MIGGLKFGNWTRLAGAAALPAAMLILVALMVIPVSPIILDISFVANIMISLLVLMVAMQASKPLDFSSFPTVLLLATLFRLSLNVASTRVVLVHGHEGTASAGHVIEAFGKVLIGGDYVVGLFVFFVLMIINLVVITKGAGRVSEVSARFTLDALPGKQMAIDADLNAGLLTPDEAKARRQEVATEADFYGSMDGASKFVKGDAVAGLLILFVNIVGGLILGMFSHGLSFSEAGSTYVTLAIGDALVAQIPALLLSIAAAAIVTRVSSPHDLSGQIGSQFASPHVWMAVAGVLFVLGLVPAMPQMLILPAAAIAGGIGWQLRKAEKLAEVAPPPPAPVADPHHIEWSDVSDVSPCQLEIGYALVALVDERKGAPLMTRITGIRRQLSKELGFVVPPVKVTDDLSLPGNVYRISVAGVIVGEDEVYPNEMLALDSGDLVTKVTGRACKDPTFGLDALWIPKSSQNDAIAAGYTVVDPATVVATHLNNSIIGSAYELFGLDDAQALIDNLKTQYPQLAQSLSPQGYPLPRVAALCKALLVERVPLRDFRKIAEAMVGLAGQQLGDNDLIEAVRQRIGALIIQTIVPTRMPLPVVTFAPEIEVLLNQAVRANPGAEWPFEHGMAMKIIEQIGGAVEPLLLSTRSFALVASPLCRSALSRLVRATFPEVAVISYLEIPANKATEIVATIGAEMPRLTGGEDAQMKDEPHEY is encoded by the coding sequence ATGATCGGCGGCCTGAAGTTCGGCAACTGGACCCGCCTCGCCGGGGCCGCGGCACTTCCCGCGGCGATGCTGATTCTCGTCGCGTTGATGGTGATCCCCGTATCGCCGATCATCCTCGACATCAGCTTCGTCGCCAACATCATGATCAGCCTGCTGGTCCTGATGGTCGCGATGCAGGCGTCAAAGCCGCTCGATTTCTCGTCCTTCCCGACCGTGCTGCTGCTCGCGACGCTGTTCCGCCTGTCGCTGAACGTCGCATCGACGCGCGTCGTGCTCGTCCACGGGCACGAGGGCACCGCCTCGGCGGGGCATGTCATCGAGGCGTTCGGCAAGGTGCTGATCGGCGGCGACTATGTCGTAGGCCTGTTCGTCTTTTTCGTGCTGATGATCATCAACCTGGTCGTGATCACCAAGGGCGCAGGGCGTGTGTCCGAAGTATCGGCGCGTTTCACCCTCGACGCCCTTCCCGGCAAGCAGATGGCGATCGACGCCGATCTCAATGCCGGCCTGCTCACCCCCGACGAAGCCAAGGCACGCCGTCAGGAAGTCGCGACCGAAGCCGATTTCTACGGCTCGATGGACGGCGCCTCGAAGTTCGTGAAGGGCGACGCGGTCGCCGGCCTGCTGATCCTGTTCGTCAATATCGTCGGCGGGCTGATCCTCGGCATGTTCAGCCACGGGCTGTCCTTCTCGGAAGCCGGCAGCACCTATGTCACGCTCGCGATCGGCGACGCGCTCGTCGCGCAGATCCCCGCGCTCCTGCTCTCTATCGCTGCCGCCGCGATCGTCACCCGCGTTTCCTCGCCGCACGACCTGTCGGGCCAGATCGGCAGCCAGTTCGCGTCGCCGCATGTCTGGATGGCAGTTGCCGGTGTGTTGTTCGTGCTCGGACTCGTCCCTGCGATGCCGCAGATGCTCATCCTGCCCGCCGCGGCCATCGCCGGGGGCATTGGCTGGCAACTCCGCAAGGCCGAAAAACTCGCCGAGGTCGCGCCGCCGCCGCCCGCGCCCGTCGCCGACCCGCACCACATCGAATGGTCGGATGTCAGCGACGTCAGCCCCTGCCAGCTCGAGATCGGCTATGCGCTCGTCGCGCTCGTCGACGAACGCAAGGGTGCGCCGCTGATGACGCGGATCACCGGCATTCGCCGTCAGCTGTCGAAGGAACTCGGCTTCGTCGTTCCGCCGGTGAAGGTCACCGACGACCTGTCGCTGCCGGGCAATGTGTATCGCATCTCGGTCGCCGGCGTGATCGTCGGCGAGGACGAGGTCTATCCCAATGAAATGCTCGCGCTCGATTCGGGCGATCTAGTCACCAAGGTCACCGGCCGGGCGTGCAAGGACCCGACTTTCGGCCTCGACGCGCTGTGGATTCCCAAATCGTCCCAGAACGACGCGATCGCGGCAGGCTATACGGTGGTCGACCCGGCGACTGTCGTTGCGACGCATCTCAACAACAGCATCATCGGATCGGCGTACGAACTCTTCGGCCTCGACGATGCCCAGGCGCTGATCGACAATCTCAAGACGCAATATCCCCAGCTCGCGCAGAGCCTGAGCCCGCAGGGCTATCCGCTGCCGCGGGTCGCGGCGTTGTGCAAGGCGCTGCTCGTCGAGCGGGTCCCGCTGCGTGACTTCCGCAAGATCGCCGAGGCGATGGTCGGTCTCGCGGGGCAGCAGCTCGGCGACAACGACCTGATCGAGGCGGTGCGCCAGCGCATCGGCGCACTGATCATCCAGACGATCGTGCCCACCCGCATGCCGCTGCCCGTCGTCACCTTCGCGCCCGAGATCGAGGTGCTGCTCAATCAGGCGGTACGCGCCAACCCCGGCGCCGAGTGGCCGTTCGAGCATGGCATGGCGATGAAGATCATCGAACAGATCGGCGGGGCGGTGGAGCCCCTCCTGCTCTCGACGCGGAGCTTCGCGCTCGTCGCCTCGCCGCTGTGCCGTTCGGCGCTGTCGCGGCTGGTGCGCGCGACCTTCCCCGAAGTCGCCGTCATTTCCTACCTCGAAATCCCCGCGAACAAGGCCACCGAGATCGTCGCGACGATCGGCGCCGAAATGCCGCGCCTGACCGGCGGCGAAGATGCCCAGATGAAGGACGAGCCCCATGAATATTGA
- a CDS encoding transglycosylase SLT domain-containing protein — MNSINPSLTPAPGAVPVLDAVQNASARTGVDFDYLVDVARVESRFNPTAKAPTSSARGLYQFTRQTWLATLRRHGADHGLGWAANAIGQDASGRLSVADPMLREQILGLRDDPVAASNMAAALTSDNQDYIESRIGRAAEPVDLYLGHFLGSAGAARFLTAWGQNPDQAGATMMPDAAAANRPVFYNADGSMRSLGEIREFFRAKLDQDGGPGIMPGVPAQTPGWRMQMASASGASSGGRPPLPMMDIQPMPKKLSMDFAASAYRRLASLSGGTA; from the coding sequence ATGAATTCGATCAACCCTTCTCTGACACCGGCGCCCGGCGCCGTCCCCGTCCTGGATGCGGTCCAGAATGCATCGGCGCGCACCGGGGTCGACTTCGACTATCTGGTTGACGTCGCGCGGGTCGAAAGCCGCTTCAACCCGACCGCCAAGGCGCCGACCTCTTCGGCGCGCGGCCTCTATCAGTTCACCAGGCAGACCTGGCTTGCGACCTTGCGTCGCCACGGCGCCGACCATGGCCTCGGCTGGGCGGCGAATGCGATCGGACAGGATGCGTCGGGACGCCTCAGCGTCGCCGATCCGATGCTGCGCGAACAGATTCTCGGCCTGCGTGACGATCCCGTCGCGGCATCGAACATGGCCGCAGCGCTGACATCGGACAATCAGGACTATATCGAAAGCCGCATCGGCCGCGCTGCCGAGCCGGTCGATCTCTACCTCGGCCATTTCCTGGGATCGGCGGGCGCCGCGCGCTTCCTGACCGCCTGGGGCCAGAATCCCGATCAGGCGGGTGCCACGATGATGCCCGACGCCGCGGCGGCCAACCGCCCGGTCTTCTACAACGCCGACGGCAGCATGCGCAGCCTCGGCGAAATCCGCGAATTTTTCCGCGCCAAGCTCGATCAGGACGGCGGCCCCGGCATCATGCCCGGCGTGCCCGCCCAGACGCCCGGCTGGCGCATGCAGATGGCGAGCGCAAGCGGCGCCAGCAGCGGCGGACGCCCGCCGCTCCCGATGATGGATATCCAGCCCATGCCGAAGAAACTGTCGATGGACTTCGCCGCGAGCGCGTATCGCCGCCTCGCCTCGCTGTCGGGAGGCACCGCATGA
- the flgM gene encoding flagellar biosynthesis anti-sigma factor FlgM, translated as MSGDSKIGPVGGIIRTAPVRKIGGGADADGAARTAASTTVPGAKLIRLAADLAAQAPPVDSARVASLRTAIAEGTYSADAKNIALAMLRYAQGRSE; from the coding sequence ATGTCGGGAGACAGCAAGATCGGGCCGGTTGGCGGTATCATCCGCACCGCTCCCGTGCGCAAGATCGGAGGCGGCGCGGACGCGGATGGCGCTGCCCGCACGGCGGCATCCACCACCGTGCCCGGTGCCAAACTGATCCGCCTTGCGGCCGACCTCGCGGCGCAGGCGCCGCCGGTCGATTCCGCGCGCGTCGCATCGCTGCGCACCGCCATTGCCGAAGGCACCTATTCGGCCGATGCCAAGAATATTGCGCTGGCCATGCTGCGCTATGCCCAGGGGCGCAGCGAATAA
- a CDS encoding flagella basal body P-ring formation protein FlgA: protein MNRKIAACIAASLIAIPAAGAQQATEDWATIDTLTQMVANATGRTATPIDRRIKLARCPEQASVTMVDAQTLAVRCASLGWRLRVPMTGPANAAPAAAGFAAPSSAPAIRRGDAVRVSIETESFSVSYSATAAQDGRVGETIALRGNDPKNLMSAVVTGPGRARLMD from the coding sequence ATGAACCGCAAGATTGCCGCCTGCATCGCAGCCAGCCTGATCGCCATTCCCGCCGCCGGTGCCCAGCAGGCAACCGAGGACTGGGCCACGATCGATACGCTGACGCAGATGGTCGCAAACGCGACGGGCCGCACCGCGACCCCGATCGATCGCCGCATCAAACTGGCGCGGTGCCCCGAACAGGCTTCGGTCACCATGGTCGACGCCCAGACGCTCGCGGTGCGCTGCGCCTCGCTCGGCTGGCGCCTGCGCGTGCCGATGACCGGCCCGGCCAATGCAGCGCCGGCAGCCGCCGGCTTTGCCGCGCCTTCCTCGGCGCCGGCGATCCGCCGCGGCGACGCCGTTCGGGTGTCGATCGAAACCGAAAGCTTCTCCGTCAGCTATTCCGCAACCGCGGCGCAAGACGGGCGCGTCGGCGAAACGATCGCGCTGCGCGGAAACGATCCGAAAAATCTGATGAGCGCCGTCGTCACCGGCCCCGGCCGTGCGCGCCTGATGGACTGA
- the flgB gene encoding flagellar basal body rod protein FlgB — translation MMATEKLFGLHATALQLRSQRMMMLASNIANAATPNYKARDLDFSKALDLASQGASTSGAIEGATAYRVPVQPSLDGNTVEMSTEQTAYAENALAYRSSLAFLNGRISTLSRAIKGE, via the coding sequence ATGATGGCAACCGAGAAGCTCTTTGGCCTGCACGCGACGGCGCTTCAGCTGCGCAGCCAGCGCATGATGATGCTCGCGTCGAACATCGCCAATGCCGCGACGCCCAACTACAAGGCGCGCGACCTCGATTTTTCGAAGGCGCTCGACCTTGCGAGCCAGGGCGCCTCGACCAGCGGCGCGATCGAAGGCGCAACCGCCTATCGCGTGCCCGTCCAGCCCTCGCTCGACGGCAATACCGTCGAAATGTCGACCGAACAGACCGCCTATGCGGAGAATGCGCTCGCCTACCGGTCGAGCCTCGCCTTCCTCAACGGCCGCATCAGCACGCTGTCGCGCGCGATCAAGGGCGAATGA
- the flgC gene encoding flagellar basal body rod protein FlgC — protein MIMNGNFSVFDISGRAMSAQLVRLNTTASNLANAGTVAGSEKEAFRSLKPVFRTVMDAQGRATVQVDQVTSTRMAPAKRYDPSNPLADKDGNVWEAAVDSAAELVEMVETARQYQNNVQVLETAKGLINETLRLGQ, from the coding sequence ATGATCATGAACGGCAATTTCTCCGTCTTCGACATCAGCGGGCGTGCCATGTCGGCGCAGCTCGTGCGATTGAACACCACCGCGTCGAACCTTGCCAACGCCGGCACGGTCGCGGGCAGCGAGAAGGAAGCCTTCCGCTCGCTGAAGCCCGTGTTCCGCACCGTGATGGATGCCCAGGGACGCGCGACCGTGCAGGTCGACCAGGTCACGTCAACCAGGATGGCGCCGGCAAAGCGCTACGACCCGTCGAACCCGCTCGCCGACAAGGACGGCAATGTGTGGGAGGCCGCGGTCGATAGCGCCGCCGAGCTGGTCGAGATGGTCGAGACCGCACGCCAGTATCAGAACAACGTCCAGGTCCTCGAAACCGCAAAGGGCCTGATCAACGAAACTCTGCGGTTGGGACAATAA
- a CDS encoding flagellar hook capping FlgD N-terminal domain-containing protein — translation MAVDSIGSQYQNYTPTQLKGQQLDQKDFLRLMTAQLSAQDPFNPVDNQEMVAQMAQFSSLAGVSETNTTLKSISEQLAAQTALLKDIKAAQTAQTPTTPTT, via the coding sequence ATGGCCGTCGATTCCATCGGTTCGCAATATCAGAACTACACGCCAACCCAGCTGAAAGGTCAGCAGCTCGACCAGAAGGATTTTCTGCGTCTGATGACCGCGCAGCTGTCGGCACAGGATCCGTTCAACCCCGTCGACAATCAGGAGATGGTTGCGCAGATGGCGCAATTCTCCAGCCTTGCCGGCGTCAGCGAAACCAACACCACGCTGAAGAGCATTTCGGAGCAGCTCGCGGCGCAGACCGCGCTGCTCAAGGACATCAAGGCCGCGCAGACCGCGCAGACGCCGACCACCCCGACCACCTAA
- a CDS encoding flagellar hook-basal body complex protein: protein MSFYTSLSGLKGAQTDMSVISNNIANANSIGFKRSKAQFGDIFASSPTQSTKTVAGQGQRLIGITQQFTQGSYETSEKTLDLAIVGEGMFIVKGEPPREQVSYTRNGAFSPLPDGTVVDSTGQKLQLLPVDANGNVTDRTLAGAFDFVLPDGAPSDPTASLINVSVDLDGLVTATYANGEDQVLGKVAMATFPAMEGLRPIGDAHWQSTGESGDPTIDAATNGPMGTVRSGTLERSNVDITEELVMLIAAQRNFQANAKAIEGASTLTQTVINMRT, encoded by the coding sequence ATGTCGTTCTATACTTCTCTTTCGGGCCTCAAGGGCGCCCAGACCGACATGTCGGTCATTTCGAACAATATCGCCAACGCCAACTCGATCGGCTTTAAGCGCAGCAAGGCGCAGTTCGGCGACATCTTCGCCTCTTCGCCGACGCAGTCGACGAAAACCGTCGCGGGCCAGGGCCAGCGCCTGATCGGCATCACCCAGCAGTTCACGCAGGGGTCGTATGAAACGAGCGAGAAGACGCTCGACCTCGCGATCGTCGGCGAGGGCATGTTCATCGTGAAGGGCGAGCCGCCGCGCGAGCAGGTCAGCTATACGCGCAACGGCGCTTTCTCGCCGCTGCCTGACGGCACGGTGGTCGACTCGACCGGCCAGAAGCTCCAGCTGCTGCCGGTCGACGCCAACGGCAATGTCACCGACCGCACGCTCGCGGGCGCGTTCGACTTCGTGCTGCCCGACGGCGCGCCGAGCGATCCGACGGCGTCGCTGATCAACGTTTCGGTCGATCTCGACGGCCTCGTCACCGCGACCTACGCCAATGGCGAGGACCAGGTGCTCGGCAAGGTCGCGATGGCGACTTTCCCCGCGATGGAAGGGCTTCGCCCGATCGGCGACGCGCACTGGCAGTCGACCGGCGAGAGCGGTGATCCGACGATCGATGCCGCAACCAACGGCCCGATGGGTACCGTCCGTTCGGGCACGCTCGAACGTTCGAACGTCGATATCACCGAGGAACTGGTCATGCTGATCGCCGCCCAGCGCAACTTCCAGGCGAATGCCAAGGCGATCGAGGGCGCGTCGACGCTGACCCAGACCGTCATCAACATGCGCACCTAA